The window GGCGGTAACTTTGAATCCAGAGGTTATGGCACCCTTTTTTGATGCCATCTTTATAGGTGAGGCTGAAGAGGCTATCGTCGAAGTCGCTGAGATTTTAAAGAAGGGTCATAATAAAAAAAGAACACTCCAGGAATTGGCAAAAGTCAAAGGTGTTTATGTTCCAGAATCTTATGAGCCGGTCTATGATGAAAAGGGTCTTTTGAAAGGACATAAAATTGAAAAAGGGTTCCCCGCTAAGATCGAAAACCGAAAAGCCAATCTCGAAAAAATTGAGACTTATTCTTCGATTGTCACTCCTCTTTCTCATTTTAAGGATATGTTCATTGTCGAAACCGCAAGAGGATGTGCCTGGAAATGCAGGTTCTGTGCGGTGGGGCATTTATACAAGCCCTTCAGGCCGCATAAAAAGGAAAAGATAATTTCAGAGATTGAAAAGTATGCGGGTGATTCGAAGTCTGTTGGTCTTTTAGGCTCAATGGTCTCGGATTTGCCTTTTTTAGAGGAGCTTTGTTGTGATTTGTACCAGAAAGGTTACCAGATAGGGGTTTCGTCCCTGCGGGTGGACAAGGTTACTCCCGGGCTTTTAGATATCCTGATAAAGTCTGGACTT is drawn from Candidatus Zixiibacteriota bacterium and contains these coding sequences:
- a CDS encoding radical SAM protein, with protein sequence MREFDKIRKEILSQEKGTIIKSSFQLRVALGFPNKYEVGIANLGFQTIYRILNQVDDVSCERSFLFDYEPQDKVRTLESGDPLNFFQIISFSVPFELDYLNVLKILKQAKIPLLSKERNENHPFLLAGGVAVTLNPEVMAPFFDAIFIGEAEEAIVEVAEILKKGHNKKRTLQELAKVKGVYVPESYEPVYDEKGLLKGHKIEKGFPAKIENRKANLEKIETYSSIVTPLSHFKDMFIVETARGCAWKCRFCAVGHLYKPFRPHKKEKIISEIEKYAGDSKSVGLLGSMVSDLPFLEELCCDLYQKGYQIGVSSLRVDKVTPGLLDILIKSGLRTLTLAPEAGTERMWKIIDKRIDREDVLCAARLSREKNLEKL